The proteins below come from a single Papaver somniferum cultivar HN1 chromosome 11, ASM357369v1, whole genome shotgun sequence genomic window:
- the LOC113321063 gene encoding protein DA1-related 2-like isoform X1 produces MASSRIDSLSEPTSHGSLAAQSCGRKPAFLRWLRKLFKGRSNRQKLPQLHGEETIARHVPGEPMDDQSRAKNGESDHAVALSLAEDLKEPHGCRRRAEHDEDLARALQEKLNEPSYPSYDPTSLFPGEYRLCDGCNGDLGYGDYLLCMGAFWHPSCFRCYACGYQIVEHEFSLSGRNPYHMSCFRELHHPSCEVCHQFIPPNDAGLIEFRSHPFWGQKYCPIHEHDNTARCCSCERLESLSARYIPLGDGRNLCLECMESAVMDTGDCQPLYHSIRDFYEGMNMKLDQQIPMLLVERQALNEATEWEKNVINGHRQMPETRGLCLSEEQTVTSIHRRPRLGGSRLIRMKTLVKKLSRKCEVTAILVLYGLPRLLTGSILAHELMHGWLRLKGYRNLSPEVEEGICQALSYMWLETEVLPCSMGSSAATTSSVPTSSSFKKGGKSDSEKKLGRFFIYQICNDTSTAYGKGFRDASASISKYGLRRTINHIQLTGNFPS; encoded by the exons ATGGCTTCttcaaggatcgattccctctctGAACCCACATCCCATG GTAGCTTGGCAGCACAATCCTGTGGGAGAAAGCCTGCTTTCTTAAGATGGCTTAGAAAGCTCTTCAAAGGACGTTCAAATCGTCAGAAATTGCCGCAGCTTCATGGTGAAGAAACCATAGCTAGGCATGTCCCTGGTGAACCCATG GATGATCAATCTAGAGCTAAAAACGGCGAGTCAGATCATGCTGTTGCACTCTCTCTGGCAGAAGATTTGAAGGAACCTCATG GATGCAGAAGGCGGGCAGAACACGACGAAGATTTAGCTAGagcacttcaggaaaaactcaatGAGCCATCAtatccttcttatgatcctacttCACTTTTTCCTGGAGAGTACAG GTTGTGTGATGGCTGCAACGGTGACTTAGGATATGGTGATTATTTGTTATGTATGGGAGCTTTTTGGCATCCCTCGTGCTTTCGCTGTTATGCTTGTGGTTATCAGATAGTTGAGCATGAG TTTTCATTGTCAGGGAGGAATCCTTACCATATGTCCTGTTTCAGAGAGTTGCATCATCCCAGTTGTGAAGTTTGCCATCAGTTT ATTCCACCAAATGATGCTGGTTTAATCGAGTTCAGGTCTCATCCTTTTTGGGGGCAGAAGTATTGTCCTATACATGAGCATGACAACACTGCTCGTTGTTGCAGTTGTGAACGCTTAGAG TCATTGAGTGCAAGGTACATTCCTTTAGGAGACGGACGCAATCTATGTTTAGAATGCATGGAATCCGCGGTCATGGATACGGGTGACTGTCAACCACTATATCATTCAATCAGAGACTTCTATGAAGGAATGAACATGAAACTAGATCAACAAATCCCCATGCTTCTAGTTGAAAGACAAGCCTTAAATGAAGCCACTGAGTGGGAAAAGAATGTAATcaat GGTCACCGTCAGATGCCTGAGACTAGAGGTTTATGCCTTTCTGAAGAGCAGACTGTCACAAGT ATACATAGAAGACCGAGACTTGGAGGGAGTCGACTTATAAGGATGAAAACACTTGTAAAGAAGCTGAGCAGGAAATGTGAGGTTACTGCCATTCTAGTTTTGTATGGCCTTCCCAG GTTGCTAACAGGATCAATTCTTGCTCATGAATTGATGCATGGATGGTTACGCCTCAAAG GTTATCGCAATTTAAGTCCTGAGGTTGAAGAAGGCATCTGTCAGGCGCTATCATACATGTGGCTTGAGACCGAAGTTCTTCCATGTTCCATGGGCAGCAGTGCGGCTACAACATCATCTGTTCCTACATCTTCATCGTTTAAGAAAGGTGGCAAGTCCGACAGTGAGAAGAAACTGGGGAGGTTTTTCATTTATCAAATTTGTAATGACACCTCTACTGCATATGGCAAAGGATTCAGAGATGCCAGTGCATCAATCAGTAAGTACGGATTACGGCGTACTATTAATCATATTCAGCTAACAGGAAACTTTCCTTCCTAA
- the LOC113321066 gene encoding dynein light chain 1, cytoplasmic-like, protein MFEGKAVVRETDMPEEMQCHAAELAYQALDMYEPSDHRSIAYHIKQEFDLAYGAAWHCVVGSNFGSCITHVFGNFIFFQVEMMEIPVFKDGSDLEKTKEEAVGVAYDIQKQQQEKENSPLTRI, encoded by the exons ATGTTTGAAGGAAAGGCAGTTGTGAGGGAAACAGACATGCCGGAAGAAATGCAATGCCATGCAGCGGAACTAGCTTACCAGGCACTTGATATGTACGAACCTTCAGATCACAGATCCATTGCTTATCATATAAAACAG GAATTTGATTTAGCGTATGGAGCTGCATGGCATTGCGTCGTGGGTTCAAACTTTGGGTCATGCATTACACATGTATTtgggaattttattttctttcaagtGGAAATGATGGAGATTCCAGTCTTTAAAGATGGCAGTGACTTGGAAAAAACGAAAGAGGAAGCCGTTGGAGTAGCCTACGATATTCAAAAGcaacaacaagaaaaagaaaattcacCCTTGACAAGAATCTAG
- the LOC113321064 gene encoding mitochondrial substrate carrier family protein B-like, with translation MSMQIEPVRGVAGVVNPGGGGGGVSDGGGVRKYHQQPHSQIGTVSHLLAGGIAGAVSKTCTAPFARLTILFQLQGMHSDGKALSKASIWKEASRIVSQEGYRAFWKGNLVTIAHRLPYSSISFYSYERYKKYLETVPGLESHRKSVGADISVKLVSGGLSGITAASLTYPLDLVRTRLAAQTNAIYYRGMWHALRTISREEAAFGLYKGLGATLLGVGPSLAISFAVYETLRASWQSLRPQDSTIGISLACGSISGIASSTAIFPLDLVRRRMQVEGAGGTAAVYKTGLFGTLRHIMRTEGLSGLYRGILPEYYKVVPGVGIAFMTYETIKMFLSKSTCADAV, from the exons ATGAGTATGCAAATAGAACCAGTAAGAGGTGTAGCTGGTGTTGTAAatcctggtggtggtggtggtggtgttagtgatggtggtggagtgaGAAAGTATCATCAACAACCACATTCACAGATCGGAACTGTTTCTCACTTGTTAGCTGGTGGTATTGCTGGCGCTGTTAGTAAAACTTGTACTGCTCCATTTGCTCGTCTCACTATCCTTTTCCAG TTGCAAGGTATGCACTCAGATGGTAAGGCATTGAGCAAAGCTAGTATTTGGAAAGAGGCGTCACGAATAGTATCACAAGAAGGGTATAGAGCATTTTGGAAAGGGAACCTTGTTACAATTGCTCATCGTTTACCTTACTCTTCAATCAGTTTCTATTCTTATGAGCGTTACAAGAAG TATCTAGAGACGGTTCCTGGATTGGAAAGCCATAGAAAGAGTGTTGGTGCAGATATTTCTGTTAAACTTGTAAGTGGTGGTTTATCTGGAATAACGGCAGCATCACTTACATATCCATTGGATCTTGTGAGGACACGGCTTGCTGCTCAG ACAAATGCAATTTACTATCGGGGTATGTGGCATGCACTTCGTACCATCTCCAGAGAAGAGGCTGCGTTTGGCCTGTATAAAGGTCTCGGAGCAACGTTGTTG GGTGTCGGACCTAGTTTAGCTATCAGCTTTGCAGTATATGAAACGTTGAGAGCTTCATGGCAGTCATTAAG GCCCCAAGATTCTACAATAGGCATCAGCTTAGCTTGTGGCAGTATATCAGGCATAGCATCATCAACAG CAATATTCCCTCTGGATCTTGTGAGGAGGCGGATGCAGGTGGAAGGCGCTGGTGGGACAGCCGCTGTCTATAAAACAGGCCTTTTCGGGACACTGAGGCATATAATGCGCACAGAAGGTCTCTCTGGTTTGTACAGGGGGATATTGCCTGAATACTACAAGGTTGTTCCTGGTGTGGGGATTGCATTCATGACTTACGAGACAATAAAAATGTTTCTTTCAAAATCTACCTGTGCGGATGCTGTTTAG
- the LOC113321063 gene encoding protein DA1-related 2-like isoform X3, whose product MASSRIDSLSEPTSHGSLAAQSCGRKPAFLRWLRKLFKGRSNRQKLPQLHGEETIARHVPGEPMDDQSRAKNGESDHAVALSLAEDLKEPHGCRRRAEHDEDLARALQEKLNEPSYPSYDPTSLFPGEYRLCDGCNGDLGYGDYLLCMGAFWHPSCFRCYACGYQIVEHEFSLSGRNPYHMSCFRELHHPSCEVCHQFIPPNDAGLIEFRSHPFWGQKYCPIHEHDNTARCCSCERLEGHRQMPETRGLCLSEEQTVTSIHRRPRLGGSRLIRMKTLVKKLSRKCEVTAILVLYGLPRLLTGSILAHELMHGWLRLKGYRNLSPEVEEGICQALSYMWLETEVLPCSMGSSAATTSSVPTSSSFKKGGKSDSEKKLGRFFIYQICNDTSTAYGKGFRDASASISKYGLRRTINHIQLTGNFPS is encoded by the exons ATGGCTTCttcaaggatcgattccctctctGAACCCACATCCCATG GTAGCTTGGCAGCACAATCCTGTGGGAGAAAGCCTGCTTTCTTAAGATGGCTTAGAAAGCTCTTCAAAGGACGTTCAAATCGTCAGAAATTGCCGCAGCTTCATGGTGAAGAAACCATAGCTAGGCATGTCCCTGGTGAACCCATG GATGATCAATCTAGAGCTAAAAACGGCGAGTCAGATCATGCTGTTGCACTCTCTCTGGCAGAAGATTTGAAGGAACCTCATG GATGCAGAAGGCGGGCAGAACACGACGAAGATTTAGCTAGagcacttcaggaaaaactcaatGAGCCATCAtatccttcttatgatcctacttCACTTTTTCCTGGAGAGTACAG GTTGTGTGATGGCTGCAACGGTGACTTAGGATATGGTGATTATTTGTTATGTATGGGAGCTTTTTGGCATCCCTCGTGCTTTCGCTGTTATGCTTGTGGTTATCAGATAGTTGAGCATGAG TTTTCATTGTCAGGGAGGAATCCTTACCATATGTCCTGTTTCAGAGAGTTGCATCATCCCAGTTGTGAAGTTTGCCATCAGTTT ATTCCACCAAATGATGCTGGTTTAATCGAGTTCAGGTCTCATCCTTTTTGGGGGCAGAAGTATTGTCCTATACATGAGCATGACAACACTGCTCGTTGTTGCAGTTGTGAACGCTTAGAG GGTCACCGTCAGATGCCTGAGACTAGAGGTTTATGCCTTTCTGAAGAGCAGACTGTCACAAGT ATACATAGAAGACCGAGACTTGGAGGGAGTCGACTTATAAGGATGAAAACACTTGTAAAGAAGCTGAGCAGGAAATGTGAGGTTACTGCCATTCTAGTTTTGTATGGCCTTCCCAG GTTGCTAACAGGATCAATTCTTGCTCATGAATTGATGCATGGATGGTTACGCCTCAAAG GTTATCGCAATTTAAGTCCTGAGGTTGAAGAAGGCATCTGTCAGGCGCTATCATACATGTGGCTTGAGACCGAAGTTCTTCCATGTTCCATGGGCAGCAGTGCGGCTACAACATCATCTGTTCCTACATCTTCATCGTTTAAGAAAGGTGGCAAGTCCGACAGTGAGAAGAAACTGGGGAGGTTTTTCATTTATCAAATTTGTAATGACACCTCTACTGCATATGGCAAAGGATTCAGAGATGCCAGTGCATCAATCAGTAAGTACGGATTACGGCGTACTATTAATCATATTCAGCTAACAGGAAACTTTCCTTCCTAA
- the LOC113321437 gene encoding uncharacterized protein LOC113321437: protein MSSIPDEFYQKILVRLPVKSTFICKCVCKTWYTFLSTPDFVKSHLHLTIQRNNPNLMLGSYETTSPSSLLHSISYDTILSSVNEIEHDCEMDYPFKSSHYDVRLLGSCNGLVCMWFSDTDETEFFCVWNPATKIYKKLPKSPSAYGVCGFGYDHNTDDYKLINVVDTSCVVEVYTLRSNSWRNTRTIPFRIPMRDIGELVNGFYHWLGETRAEPFSKVIVSLDISSERFEEIQLPKETGGKTLFFMSVGVLQECLCVIGYFPYEFHVWTMQDYGVRESWTRHFVIASESFMDSIYAKLMWSFENGKIVFTMAGSLVLYDPKDESLRVRYIDGLDNLIEDEVSYFESLVPLDSPTCAKMSSIPDEICHDILLRLPVKSIFICKCVCKTWYALLSTPDFVKVHLHLTIQRNNPNLMLRSDETTSPSSLLHTISYNMILSSLNEIEHDCEMDYPFKSLHYDMRLLGSCNGLVCLWFADTNETEFFCLWNPATKIYKKLPKSPSAYGVCGFGYDHNTDDYKLINVVDTSCLVEVYTLRSNSWRTTQTIPFRIPMRDIGVLVNGFYHWLGETRAELFSKVIVSLDISSERFGEIQLPKETGGKTLFFMSVGVLQECLCVLGYFPYEFHVWTMQDYGVRESWTRRFVIASESFMDSIYAKLMWSFENGKIVFTMAGSLVLYDPKDESLSVRYIDGLDNLIEDEMSYVESLVPLDSSTYVGQINE, encoded by the coding sequence ATGTCAAGCATTCCAGACGAATTCTACCAGAAAATCCTTGTAAGGTTACCGGTAAAATCCACATTTATATGTAAATGTGTTTGCAAGACTTGGTATACCTTTCTATCTACTCCTGATTTTGTTAAATCGCACCTTCATCTTACTATCCAGAGAAACAATCCCAATCTCATGCTCGGAAGTTATGAAACCACAAGTCCATCTTCCCTGCTCCATTCCATAAGTTACGATACTATATTATCATCAGTGAATGAAATTGAGCATGATTGTGAAATGGATTACCCATTTAAAAGTTCACATTATGATGTGCGATTGTTGGGATCTTGCAACGGTTTGGTTTGCATGTGGTTTTCTGATACAGATGAAACAGAATTCTTTTGTGTTTGGAACCCAGCCACTAAGATATACAAGAAATTACCTAAATCGCCAAGTGCATATGGGGTATGTGGTTTTGGTTATGATCACAATACTGATGATTATAAGTTGATAAATGTTGTAGACACTAGTTGTGTAGTCGAAGTCTACACATTACGGTCTAATTCTTGGAGAAACACTCGAACCATCCCTTTTAGGATTCCCATGCGAGATATTGGGGAGCTTGTAAATGGTTTTTATCATTGGTTAGGTGAAACTCGAGCTGAACCCTTTTCCAAAGTTATAGTCTCCTTGGATATCAGCAGCGAGAGATTCGAAGAGATTCAACTACCAAAAGAAACTGGTGGGAAGACACTTTTCTTTATGAGTGTGGGGGTGTTGCAAGAGTGTCTTTGTGTAATTGGTTATTTTCCTTATGAATTCCATGTATGGACAATGCAAGATTATGGAGTTCGTGAATCCTGGACTAGGCATTTTGTCATTGCCAGTGAGAGCTTTATGGATAGCATTTATGCGAAGCTTATGTGGTCTTTTGAGAATGGTAAAATTGTATTCACGATGGCTGGTTCTCTGGTTTTATATGACCCGAAGGACGAAAGCCTCAGAGTTCGATATATTGATGGTCTGGATAACTTGATAGAGGATGAAGTGAGTTATTTCGAAAGCTTAGTTCCACTTGACTCTCCAACTTGTGCAAAAATGTCAAGCATTCCAGACGAAATCTGCCATGACATCCTGTTAAGGTTACCGGTAAAATCCATATTTATATGTAAATGTGTTTGCAAGACTTGGTATGCCTTACTATCTACTCCTGATTTTGTTAAAGTGCATCTTCATCTAACTATCCAAAGAAACAATCCCAATCTCATGCTTAGAAGTGATGAAACCACAAGTCCATCTTCCCTGCTGCATACCATAAGTTACAATATGATATTATCATCTCTGAATGAAATTGAGCATGATTGTGAAATGGATTACCCATTTAAAAGCTTACATTATGATATGCGCTTGTTGGGTTCCTGCAACGGTTTGGTTTGCTTGTGGTTTGCTGATACAAATGAAACAGAATTCTTTTGTCTTTGGAACCCAGCCACTAAGATATACAAGAAATTACCTAAATCGCCAAGCGCATATGGGGTTTGTGGTTTTGGTTATGATCACAATACTGATGATTACAAGTTGATAAATGTTGTAGACACTAGTTGTTTAGTCGAAGTCTACACATTACGGTCTAATTCTTGGAGAACCACTCAGACCATCCCTTTTAGGATTCCCATGCGAGATATTGGGGTGCTTGTAAATGGATTTTATCATTGGTTAGGTGAAACTCGAGCTGAACTCTTTTCCAAAGTTATAGTCTCCTTGGATATCAGCAGCGAGAGATTCGGAGAGATTCAACTACCAAAAGAAACTGGCGGGAAGACACTTTTCTTTATGAGTGTGGGGGTGTTGCAAGAGTGTCTTTGTGTACTTGGTTATTTTCCTTATGAGTTCCATGTTTGGACAATGCAAGATTATGGAGTTCGTGAATCCTGGACTAGACGTTTTGTCATTGCCAGTGAGAGCTTTATGGATAGCATTTATGCGAAGCTTATGTGGTCTTTTGAGAATGGTAAAATTGTATTCACGATGGCTGGTTCTCTGGTTTTATATGACCCTAAGGATGAAAGCCTTAGTGTTCGATATATTGATGGTCTGGATAACTTGATCGAGGATGAGATGAGTTATGTCGAAAGCTTAGTTCCACTTGACTCTAGTACTTACGTGGGACAGATAAATGAATAA
- the LOC113321063 gene encoding protein DA1-related 2-like isoform X2, producing MASSRIDSLSEPTSHGSLAAQSCGRKPAFLRWLRKLFKGRSNRQKLPQLHGEETIARHVPGEPMDDQSRAKNGESDHAVALSLAEDLKEPHGCRRRAEHDEDLARALQEKLNEPSYPSYDPTSLFPGEYRLCDGCNGDLGYGDYLLCMGAFWHPSCFRCYACGYQIVEHEFSLSGRNPYHMSCFRELHHPSCEVCHQFIPPNDAGLIEFRSHPFWGQKYCPIHEHDNTARCCSCERLESLSARYIPLGDGRNLCLECMESAVMDTGDCQPLYHSIRDFYEGMNMKLDQQIPMLLVERQALNEATEWEKNGHRQMPETRGLCLSEEQTVTSIHRRPRLGGSRLIRMKTLVKKLSRKCEVTAILVLYGLPRLLTGSILAHELMHGWLRLKGYRNLSPEVEEGICQALSYMWLETEVLPCSMGSSAATTSSVPTSSSFKKGGKSDSEKKLGRFFIYQICNDTSTAYGKGFRDASASISKYGLRRTINHIQLTGNFPS from the exons ATGGCTTCttcaaggatcgattccctctctGAACCCACATCCCATG GTAGCTTGGCAGCACAATCCTGTGGGAGAAAGCCTGCTTTCTTAAGATGGCTTAGAAAGCTCTTCAAAGGACGTTCAAATCGTCAGAAATTGCCGCAGCTTCATGGTGAAGAAACCATAGCTAGGCATGTCCCTGGTGAACCCATG GATGATCAATCTAGAGCTAAAAACGGCGAGTCAGATCATGCTGTTGCACTCTCTCTGGCAGAAGATTTGAAGGAACCTCATG GATGCAGAAGGCGGGCAGAACACGACGAAGATTTAGCTAGagcacttcaggaaaaactcaatGAGCCATCAtatccttcttatgatcctacttCACTTTTTCCTGGAGAGTACAG GTTGTGTGATGGCTGCAACGGTGACTTAGGATATGGTGATTATTTGTTATGTATGGGAGCTTTTTGGCATCCCTCGTGCTTTCGCTGTTATGCTTGTGGTTATCAGATAGTTGAGCATGAG TTTTCATTGTCAGGGAGGAATCCTTACCATATGTCCTGTTTCAGAGAGTTGCATCATCCCAGTTGTGAAGTTTGCCATCAGTTT ATTCCACCAAATGATGCTGGTTTAATCGAGTTCAGGTCTCATCCTTTTTGGGGGCAGAAGTATTGTCCTATACATGAGCATGACAACACTGCTCGTTGTTGCAGTTGTGAACGCTTAGAG TCATTGAGTGCAAGGTACATTCCTTTAGGAGACGGACGCAATCTATGTTTAGAATGCATGGAATCCGCGGTCATGGATACGGGTGACTGTCAACCACTATATCATTCAATCAGAGACTTCTATGAAGGAATGAACATGAAACTAGATCAACAAATCCCCATGCTTCTAGTTGAAAGACAAGCCTTAAATGAAGCCACTGAGTGGGAAAAGAAT GGTCACCGTCAGATGCCTGAGACTAGAGGTTTATGCCTTTCTGAAGAGCAGACTGTCACAAGT ATACATAGAAGACCGAGACTTGGAGGGAGTCGACTTATAAGGATGAAAACACTTGTAAAGAAGCTGAGCAGGAAATGTGAGGTTACTGCCATTCTAGTTTTGTATGGCCTTCCCAG GTTGCTAACAGGATCAATTCTTGCTCATGAATTGATGCATGGATGGTTACGCCTCAAAG GTTATCGCAATTTAAGTCCTGAGGTTGAAGAAGGCATCTGTCAGGCGCTATCATACATGTGGCTTGAGACCGAAGTTCTTCCATGTTCCATGGGCAGCAGTGCGGCTACAACATCATCTGTTCCTACATCTTCATCGTTTAAGAAAGGTGGCAAGTCCGACAGTGAGAAGAAACTGGGGAGGTTTTTCATTTATCAAATTTGTAATGACACCTCTACTGCATATGGCAAAGGATTCAGAGATGCCAGTGCATCAATCAGTAAGTACGGATTACGGCGTACTATTAATCATATTCAGCTAACAGGAAACTTTCCTTCCTAA